One genomic segment of Erysipelotrichaceae bacterium 66202529 includes these proteins:
- a CDS encoding helix-turn-helix domain-containing protein, protein MTIGERIKELRKLRGLTQKQLGIAVGFDEKNADIRIAQYESGTRTPKADMISKLANALNAHVLTIMNERPASPITSIIFDLIDMEETADITLYPIDDKHCKYAISIDNFLFNDFLNELVNIRTELTEGKITYEEFLDWKVNWPLSSGDKPKYKWRR, encoded by the coding sequence ATGACAATAGGCGAAAGAATTAAAGAACTACGCAAACTTCGTGGTCTTACTCAAAAACAATTAGGAATTGCAGTAGGTTTTGACGAGAAAAATGCTGATATTCGTATTGCCCAATATGAATCGGGTACAAGAACACCAAAAGCAGATATGATTAGTAAATTAGCAAATGCTTTGAATGCTCATGTTTTAACGATTATGAATGAACGACCAGCAAGTCCTATCACAAGTATTATTTTTGATTTGATCGACATGGAGGAAACGGCAGATATTACACTCTACCCGATTGATGATAAACACTGTAAATATGCAATCAGTATAGACAATTTTCTATTTAATGATTTTTTAAATGAATTGGTTAATATTCGTACAGAATTAACAGAAGGCAAAATTACATATGAAGAGTTTTTGGATTGGAAAGTAAATTGGCCATTAT